From one Triticum urartu cultivar G1812 chromosome 3, Tu2.1, whole genome shotgun sequence genomic stretch:
- the LOC125542197 gene encoding LOW QUALITY PROTEIN: uncharacterized protein LOC125542197 (The sequence of the model RefSeq protein was modified relative to this genomic sequence to represent the inferred CDS: substituted 2 bases at 2 genomic stop codons) has translation MGFTREFMEVQAHGNTKLHVIHTNDLHKEVTTIEQFEXHLXFERHKIVGVDVKYTNDHEEDQKPSLVQLSIGKDHLVLLFQLSAANKNCTKFNNFLADPRYTFVGFSIDGDIEMLGRVGLQIPHYVDIQKEWRVPTATKPLDSLGDVLGILVHDVVLTNTEHQRWACMPLSMRHIEYVAKDAYAAYEIWSRLNIIQEGLRRKKLDKEQTRKRARSCGDYDY, from the coding sequence ATGGGATTCACCAGGGAATTCATGGAGGTGCAGGCCCACGGCAACACAAAGTTGCACGTGATCCACACCAATGACTTGCACAAGGAGGTGACCACCATTGAGCAGTTCGAGTGACACCTCTAGTTCGAGCGCCACAAGATCGTCGGAGTTGATGTGAAGTACACCAATGACCATGAAGAAGATCAGAAACCCTCCCTAGTCCAGCTCTCCATCGGCAAGGATCATCTGGTGCTACTCTTCCAACTGAGTGCGGCCAACAAGAACTGCACCAAGTTCAACAACTTCCTCGCGGACCCCAGGTACACGTTTGTTGGTTTCTCCATCGACGGCGACATAGAGATGCTCGGCCGCGTCGGACTGCAGATCCCCCACTATGTCGACATCCAGAAGGAATGGAGGGTGCCTACAGCTACCAAGCCTCTGGACTCCCTTGGGGACGTCTTAGGCATCCTTGTCCACGACGTAGTGCTCACCAACACAGAGCACCAGCGCTGGGCGTGCATGCCCCTGTCCATGAGGCACATCGAGTACGTGGCAAAGGACGCTTACGCTGCGTATGAGATATGGAGCCGCCTCAACATCATCCAGGAAGGGCTTCGCCGGAAAAAACTCGACAAGGAGCAGACCAGAAAGCGCGCTAGGTCCTGTGGCGACTACGACTACTGA